In a genomic window of Curtobacterium flaccumfaciens pv. betae:
- a CDS encoding MFS transporter → MSGLGLIAATYGLVRLAYGLFLPDVQRDLGLRADAAGWVSSGASALYCVGAVAGFLLAARMPRVLVSVATLVAGAGAIAMATAGGAPAFGISAVVASAGAGLASPALVRIVAAQVPQALQGRAQAIVNAGTGPGLVGAGALALVLLPDWRTAWAVSGVFALAIGALLLVVSRGGTAASRSPLPGAPWFAAHRGVLVLALLFGAGSAVVWTYGRSALVEAGASVVVSVSAWIALGIGGAAVVVTARWTNGLRARTLWAVTAGSVAVAVVVLGAAPQSTVAALLACAVFGWGYTAATGALIAWTTEIDAERSSAGTSMLFVALVLGQAVGAAAAGALVGAIGFVATFVVGAGVTAASAVPAVARRPGGVRAVRAAGGARSSGCTPATPGAPPGQPSRRPGGP, encoded by the coding sequence CGGGCTGTTCCTGCCCGACGTGCAGCGGGACCTGGGGCTCCGGGCAGACGCCGCCGGGTGGGTCTCATCGGGTGCCTCGGCGCTGTACTGCGTCGGTGCGGTGGCCGGGTTCCTGCTCGCCGCACGGATGCCCCGCGTGCTCGTCTCGGTCGCGACCCTGGTGGCGGGAGCCGGTGCGATCGCCATGGCGACGGCCGGCGGGGCGCCGGCGTTCGGCATCAGCGCCGTGGTCGCGTCGGCGGGCGCCGGACTCGCGTCGCCCGCCCTCGTGCGGATCGTCGCGGCGCAGGTGCCCCAGGCGCTGCAGGGCCGCGCGCAGGCGATCGTGAACGCCGGCACCGGCCCCGGGCTCGTGGGCGCCGGCGCGCTCGCACTCGTGCTGCTGCCCGACTGGCGGACGGCCTGGGCGGTGTCCGGGGTGTTCGCCCTGGCCATCGGAGCGCTGCTGCTCGTGGTGTCCCGCGGCGGGACTGCCGCGTCCCGGTCACCGCTGCCCGGCGCTCCCTGGTTCGCGGCGCACCGAGGGGTGCTCGTGCTGGCGCTGCTGTTCGGGGCGGGGTCCGCCGTCGTCTGGACCTACGGACGTTCGGCGCTGGTGGAGGCCGGCGCGTCGGTCGTCGTCTCGGTGTCGGCATGGATCGCGCTCGGGATCGGCGGAGCGGCCGTCGTGGTCACCGCGCGTTGGACGAACGGACTGCGCGCCCGGACGCTCTGGGCGGTCACGGCGGGGTCGGTCGCCGTCGCCGTCGTGGTGCTGGGGGCAGCTCCGCAGTCGACGGTCGCGGCACTGCTGGCGTGTGCCGTGTTCGGCTGGGGCTACACGGCGGCGACCGGGGCGCTGATCGCGTGGACGACCGAGATCGATGCCGAGCGGTCGTCGGCCGGCACGTCGATGCTGTTCGTCGCACTCGTGCTCGGGCAGGCCGTCGGCGCTGCGGCTGCCGGAGCGCTCGTCGGTGCGATCGGGTTCGTCGCGACGTTCGTGGTCGGGGCTGGCGTGACCGCGGCGAGCGCCGTCCCCGCGGTGGCCCGTCGGCCGGGTGGGGTCCGCGCTGTCAGAGCAGCGGGCGGAGCTCGATCTTCCGGTTGCACGCCTGCGACGCCTGGTGCGCCACCCGGGCAGCCGTCTCGGCGTCCGGGAGGTCCATGA
- a CDS encoding YciI family protein has protein sequence MQFLVNVIDDGQAAAVGNTYSATDAEAAAVDAFNERMADAIVFAAGVSAPANATVVDARGGAVDTTNRPDPDEYVAGFWVMDLPDAETAARVAHQASQACNRKIELRPLL, from the coding sequence ATGCAGTTCCTCGTCAACGTCATCGACGACGGTCAGGCCGCCGCCGTCGGCAACACGTACTCCGCGACCGACGCCGAAGCCGCCGCGGTCGATGCCTTCAACGAACGGATGGCCGACGCGATCGTGTTCGCCGCCGGGGTCTCCGCACCGGCAAACGCCACCGTGGTCGACGCCCGCGGGGGCGCGGTCGACACGACGAACCGGCCCGACCCCGACGAGTACGTCGCCGGGTTCTGGGTCATGGACCTCCCGGACGCCGAGACGGCTGCCCGGGTGGCGCACCAGGCGTCGCAGGCGTGCAACCGGAAGATCGAGCTCCGCCCGCTGCTCTGA
- a CDS encoding transcriptional regulator — MTSGTHPRHELDDRIHSPVRFSLLALLRTVDEAEFGVVRDALEVSDSTLSQAAATLREAGFLRIRRLRVGRSTRSWLALTDAGRHAFERHFAVIRAIAEPAR; from the coding sequence ATGACGAGCGGCACCCACCCTCGGCACGAACTCGACGACCGGATCCACTCGCCGGTGAGGTTCTCCCTGCTCGCTCTGCTCCGGACGGTGGACGAAGCGGAGTTCGGCGTCGTCCGGGACGCACTCGAGGTCAGCGACTCAACGCTGTCCCAAGCGGCGGCGACTCTGCGAGAGGCGGGTTTCCTCCGCATCCGCAGACTTCGCGTGGGGAGGAGCACGAGGAGCTGGCTCGCCCTCACCGACGCAGGACGACATGCGTTCGAGCGGCACTTCGCCGTCATCCGGGCGATCGCCGAGCCCGCCCGGTGA
- a CDS encoding sensor histidine kinase, giving the protein MGTTAEWSRLPVGRHEYRQDTVLAVVLAGGLAVTTFLYGSAGTYGDDQAEWWVSALMIVANAAPIAFRRRFPMSVALVSAVAFAATQLLQVPEVFLVNFTLFIALYTVGAWCSDRVRAEAVRWVVIGGMFAWLFVAISFGWASPNALPNDTDSPVAPYVAISLLNIVINVIYFGAAWYAGNRAWASAVARHELAERTAELAAERERSAAQAVTIERVRIARELHDVVAHHVSLMGVQAGAARRVIDRDPAQATASLGVVEESARTAVEELRRMLGTLRSDDDADGLGAAGGDGPSTEGITRIAELAQSARVAGHPAEYVVVGDERPVPPTVAAVAYRIVQEAVTNILKHAGPTARADVRVRYLDDGVEVEVTDDGLGARAARSTSGSGLGHVGMRERVAAVDGRIEIGPRARGGYLVRAWLPTT; this is encoded by the coding sequence GTGGGGACGACGGCGGAGTGGTCGCGACTGCCGGTGGGGCGGCACGAGTACCGGCAGGACACGGTGCTCGCCGTGGTGCTGGCCGGCGGGCTCGCCGTCACGACGTTCCTGTACGGGTCGGCCGGTACGTACGGTGACGACCAGGCCGAGTGGTGGGTGTCCGCGCTGATGATCGTCGCGAACGCGGCCCCGATCGCGTTCCGCCGACGGTTCCCGATGTCGGTGGCCCTGGTGTCGGCGGTGGCGTTCGCCGCGACGCAGCTGCTCCAGGTGCCCGAGGTCTTCCTCGTCAACTTCACGCTCTTCATCGCGCTGTACACGGTGGGTGCGTGGTGTTCCGACCGGGTGCGAGCCGAAGCGGTGCGCTGGGTCGTCATCGGCGGCATGTTCGCGTGGTTGTTCGTCGCGATCTCGTTCGGGTGGGCGTCACCGAACGCTCTGCCGAACGACACTGACTCCCCTGTGGCGCCCTACGTCGCGATCTCGCTGCTCAACATCGTCATCAACGTGATCTACTTCGGCGCCGCCTGGTACGCCGGCAACCGCGCCTGGGCCTCCGCGGTCGCACGACACGAGCTCGCCGAACGCACCGCCGAACTCGCCGCCGAGCGGGAGCGGTCCGCGGCACAGGCCGTCACGATCGAGCGGGTGCGGATCGCCCGCGAGCTGCACGACGTCGTCGCCCACCACGTCTCGCTGATGGGCGTGCAGGCGGGTGCTGCACGGCGCGTGATCGACCGCGACCCCGCGCAGGCCACCGCCTCGCTCGGGGTGGTCGAGGAGAGCGCCCGCACCGCGGTGGAGGAACTCCGGCGGATGCTCGGCACCCTGCGCTCCGACGACGACGCGGACGGCCTGGGGGCGGCCGGTGGCGACGGCCCGAGCACCGAGGGCATCACCCGGATCGCCGAGCTGGCCCAGTCCGCCCGGGTGGCGGGCCACCCCGCCGAGTACGTCGTCGTGGGTGACGAGCGCCCGGTGCCGCCGACGGTGGCCGCGGTGGCGTACCGGATCGTGCAGGAAGCGGTGACGAACATCCTCAAGCACGCCGGCCCGACCGCCCGCGCCGACGTCCGGGTGCGGTACCTGGACGACGGCGTCGAGGTGGAGGTCACGGACGACGGGCTCGGTGCCCGTGCCGCCCGGAGCACCTCCGGCAGCGGACTCGGACACGTCGGGATGCGGGAACGCGTCGCCGCCGTGGACGGACGGATCGAGATCGGGCCACGAGCCCGAGGAGGCTACCTGGTGCGCGCATGGCTGCCGACGACCTGA
- a CDS encoding response regulator → MAADDLTIVLADDQELVRAGFRVILESEPGFRVVGEAADGAGAIEAVQELRPDVVCLDVQMPGVDGLEAARRIAALPDPPAVLILTTFDSDDALFQALEAGASGFLLKNASPERLIDAVRTVAAGDALLAPDVTRRVISRATASAAAQPSATTTTATPSTTGEDALAAAGLTERETEVLRLLARGLSNAEIAAELYVGDATVKTHVSNVLQKLALRDRIQAVVWAFEHGVAG, encoded by the coding sequence ATGGCTGCCGACGACCTGACCATCGTGCTGGCCGACGACCAGGAACTCGTCCGCGCCGGGTTCCGCGTGATCCTGGAGTCCGAGCCCGGGTTCCGGGTCGTGGGCGAAGCCGCGGACGGCGCCGGGGCGATCGAGGCCGTGCAGGAGCTCCGTCCCGACGTGGTCTGCCTCGACGTGCAGATGCCCGGTGTCGACGGGCTCGAGGCCGCGCGACGGATTGCGGCACTGCCGGACCCGCCGGCGGTGCTCATCCTCACGACGTTCGACAGCGACGACGCACTGTTCCAGGCGCTCGAGGCGGGAGCGAGCGGGTTCCTGCTGAAGAACGCCTCCCCCGAGCGGCTGATCGACGCGGTCCGGACCGTCGCAGCCGGGGACGCCCTGCTCGCGCCGGACGTCACACGCCGGGTGATCAGCCGGGCGACGGCGTCCGCTGCGGCCCAGCCCTCGGCGACCACCACGACCGCGACCCCTTCGACGACGGGCGAGGACGCGCTCGCCGCCGCCGGGCTCACCGAGCGGGAGACCGAGGTGCTGCGACTCCTCGCCCGAGGCCTGAGCAACGCGGAGATCGCCGCCGAGCTCTACGTCGGCGACGCCACCGTGAAGACCCACGTGTCGAACGTGCTGCAGAAGCTCGCACTGCGCGACCGGATCCAGGCCGTCGTCTGGGCGTTCGAGCACGGCGTCGCCGGCTGA
- a CDS encoding ABC transporter ATP-binding protein — protein sequence MLTIEGVTKHFGDRRVLDDVGFTVGSGRLTGFVGGNGAGKTTTMRIMLGVLQADAGSVSIDGTAVRPADRRRFGYMPEERGLYPKMPVAEQITYLARLHGVDKRGATNRTGELLERLELTAHAGDPVEKLSLGNQQRVQIAAALAHDPEVLVLDEPFSGLDPMAVDTVLGVLRETAARGVPVLFSSHQLDVVERLCDDVVVIAGGTIRAAGPQEELRKQAGPAAWELLVDGDVAWLRDEPGVAVREFDGGYAVFEADAATAQRVLQRAVQHGTVGSFSPRVPRLSEVFREVVR from the coding sequence ATGCTCACCATCGAAGGGGTGACCAAGCACTTCGGCGACCGCCGGGTGCTCGACGACGTGGGGTTCACGGTCGGCAGCGGCCGCCTCACCGGCTTCGTCGGCGGCAACGGTGCCGGCAAGACCACCACCATGCGCATCATGCTCGGCGTGCTCCAGGCCGACGCCGGCTCGGTCTCGATCGACGGCACCGCTGTCCGCCCCGCCGACCGCCGCCGCTTCGGCTACATGCCCGAGGAACGCGGCCTGTACCCGAAGATGCCGGTGGCCGAGCAGATCACCTACCTGGCCCGGTTGCACGGCGTCGACAAGCGCGGGGCGACGAACCGCACCGGCGAGCTGCTCGAACGCCTCGAACTCACCGCACACGCCGGCGATCCCGTCGAGAAGCTCTCGCTCGGCAACCAGCAGCGCGTGCAGATCGCCGCGGCGCTGGCACACGACCCTGAGGTGCTCGTGCTCGACGAGCCGTTCTCGGGCCTCGACCCGATGGCTGTCGACACCGTGCTCGGCGTCCTGCGCGAGACCGCGGCCCGGGGCGTCCCGGTGCTGTTCTCGAGCCACCAGCTCGACGTGGTCGAGCGGCTGTGCGACGACGTCGTCGTCATCGCCGGTGGCACGATCCGCGCCGCCGGTCCCCAGGAGGAGCTCCGCAAGCAGGCCGGTCCGGCCGCCTGGGAGCTGCTGGTCGACGGGGACGTCGCCTGGCTCCGCGACGAGCCGGGTGTGGCCGTACGGGAGTTCGACGGCGGGTACGCGGTCTTCGAGGCCGACGCCGCCACCGCCCAGCGCGTCCTGCAGCGTGCCGTCCAGCACGGCACCGTCGGGTCGTTCTCGCCGCGGGTGCCGCGGCTCAGTGAGGTCTTCCGGGAGGTCGTCCGATGA
- a CDS encoding ABC transporter permease has protein sequence MNNSFVQAVRLVSAREIQARIRSKAFVVSALILIGMVVASIVVGGIVSKATADDTTPVAVVDGVSLPTTSGLDVTESASVDDAERLVTKGDVDAAIVPSDDPLGYKVVGLDEAPSEVVSALSVTPRIELLDPDALPGGLVYLIAIAFGVVYFASAVTFGQSIAQSVVEEKSTRVVEILMSAIPARALLAGKVLGNSIMAFAQIVAVAVAAIVTLAVTGQDNMFAMLGPSILWFIGFFAIGFVLLASLFAAAAVLVSRQEDVGSVTTPVMMLVMIPYFLIIVAYDNPTILGIMSYVPFSAPIGMPMRIFLGTAEWWEPILSLVIVAASVVAVVVIGARVYENALLRTGSRVKLSEALRG, from the coding sequence ATGAACAACTCCTTCGTGCAGGCCGTGCGGCTCGTCTCCGCACGTGAGATCCAGGCACGCATCCGCAGCAAGGCCTTCGTGGTCTCGGCGCTCATCCTGATCGGCATGGTCGTCGCGTCGATCGTCGTCGGCGGGATCGTGAGCAAGGCCACCGCCGACGACACCACCCCGGTCGCGGTCGTCGACGGCGTCTCGCTGCCGACCACCAGTGGGCTCGACGTCACGGAGTCGGCATCGGTCGACGACGCCGAACGGCTCGTGACCAAGGGCGACGTCGACGCGGCGATCGTGCCGTCGGACGACCCGCTCGGCTACAAGGTCGTCGGACTCGACGAGGCCCCGTCCGAGGTCGTCTCGGCGTTGAGCGTCACCCCGCGCATCGAGTTGCTCGACCCGGACGCACTGCCGGGTGGCCTCGTCTACCTCATCGCCATCGCGTTCGGCGTCGTGTACTTCGCGTCGGCGGTGACGTTCGGCCAGTCGATCGCGCAGAGCGTCGTCGAGGAGAAGTCGACCCGGGTGGTCGAGATCCTGATGTCCGCGATCCCGGCCCGAGCACTGCTCGCGGGCAAGGTCCTCGGCAACAGCATCATGGCCTTCGCCCAGATCGTCGCGGTGGCCGTCGCCGCCATCGTCACGTTGGCGGTGACCGGCCAGGACAACATGTTCGCGATGCTCGGCCCGAGCATCCTGTGGTTCATCGGCTTCTTCGCGATCGGGTTCGTGCTCCTGGCGTCGCTGTTCGCCGCGGCGGCCGTGTTGGTGTCCCGCCAGGAGGACGTCGGCAGCGTCACCACCCCGGTGATGATGCTCGTGATGATCCCGTACTTCCTGATCATCGTCGCGTACGACAACCCGACGATCCTCGGCATCATGTCGTACGTGCCGTTCAGCGCCCCGATCGGCATGCCCATGCGGATCTTCCTGGGGACCGCCGAGTGGTGGGAGCCGATCCTGTCGCTCGTCATCGTCGCCGCTTCGGTCGTCGCGGTCGTGGTCATCGGCGCCCGCGTCTACGAGAACGCCCTGCTCCGCACCGGCAGTCGCGTGAAGCTGTCGGAGGCGTTGCGCGGCTGA
- a CDS encoding helix-turn-helix domain-containing protein, giving the protein MPPEQEDGHAVVCHLDDLLAERGMTLTELADRVGVTVVNLSVLKNNRARAIRFSTLTRLCEVLGCQPGDVFSVRAD; this is encoded by the coding sequence ATGCCCCCGGAACAGGAGGACGGCCACGCGGTCGTCTGTCACCTCGACGACCTGCTCGCCGAGCGGGGGATGACCCTGACCGAGCTCGCCGACCGCGTCGGTGTGACGGTCGTCAACCTCTCGGTGCTCAAGAACAACCGGGCTCGCGCGATCCGGTTCTCCACCCTCACCCGACTGTGCGAGGTGCTCGGCTGCCAGCCGGGCGACGTCTTCTCGGTGCGCGCGGACTGA
- a CDS encoding YeiH family protein: MQSVRAVVPGVALAVAIGIVATLVGRVVPVVGGPVPAVLIGAVVGWIVRRRTGGTLAALAPGVKFSSSRVLQFAVVLLGAQLSIGEVLRIGGETLPVMLATLVVCLVAAWGIGRLLRVSGALRTLIGVGTGICGASAIAAVTPVIGAVSADVAYAMSTIFLCNIAAVFAFPLLGHALGLSQHAFGVFAGTAVNDTSSVVATATVYGRQATDTAVVVKLVRTLMIIPIVIGLAGLEARRASREQHAPASGPGRGFRVFRLVPWFLIGFLVVVLLRTVGVLPASVAPGFATAASFLITVALAAIGCSTDFAALRRAGFRPMLLGIALWVLVAGTSLGMQAAFGLL; encoded by the coding sequence ATGCAGTCCGTCCGTGCCGTCGTACCCGGTGTCGCCCTCGCCGTGGCGATCGGCATCGTCGCCACCCTCGTCGGCCGGGTCGTCCCGGTGGTCGGCGGTCCCGTCCCCGCCGTCCTGATCGGTGCCGTCGTGGGGTGGATCGTCCGGCGTCGCACCGGTGGCACACTCGCCGCGCTGGCTCCCGGCGTGAAGTTCTCGTCCAGCCGGGTCCTGCAGTTCGCGGTGGTCCTGCTCGGCGCGCAGCTGTCCATCGGCGAGGTCCTGCGCATCGGCGGTGAGACCCTGCCGGTGATGCTCGCGACGCTCGTCGTCTGCCTGGTGGCCGCGTGGGGGATCGGCCGACTGCTCCGGGTCTCGGGCGCACTCCGCACCCTGATCGGCGTCGGGACCGGCATCTGCGGCGCCTCGGCGATCGCCGCCGTGACACCCGTCATCGGCGCGGTCAGTGCGGACGTCGCCTACGCCATGTCGACGATCTTCCTCTGCAACATCGCGGCCGTCTTCGCCTTCCCGCTGCTCGGGCACGCCCTGGGCCTCAGCCAGCACGCCTTCGGCGTCTTCGCGGGCACCGCCGTGAACGACACGTCGTCCGTCGTCGCCACGGCGACCGTCTACGGCCGCCAGGCGACCGACACCGCGGTCGTCGTGAAGCTGGTGCGCACCCTGATGATCATCCCGATCGTCATCGGGCTGGCCGGACTGGAGGCCCGCCGCGCCTCCCGCGAGCAGCACGCCCCCGCCTCGGGGCCGGGTCGCGGGTTCCGTGTGTTCCGGTTGGTTCCGTGGTTCCTGATCGGGTTCCTCGTGGTGGTGCTGCTCCGGACCGTCGGGGTCCTGCCCGCGTCCGTGGCGCCGGGGTTCGCGACGGCCGCCTCGTTCCTCATCACGGTGGCGCTCGCCGCGATCGGCTGCTCGACGGACTTCGCCGCGCTCCGCCGTGCCGGGTTCCGGCCGATGCTGCTCGGCATCGCGCTGTGGGTCCTGGTGGCGGGGACGAGCCTGGGCATGCAGGCGGCCTTCGGTCTGCTGTAG
- a CDS encoding alpha/beta hydrolase, translating to MRGKHQDTIDVADERIDGPHGPVPIRRYRPLDRSGGTGTPTLVWVHGGGFFRGDLDLPESDAVARALAERGLPVVTVDYRLGPLPGLPWLARRGPRGRRRAPHARDEIVAVLHHLHDEAPSGLLLGGASAGACLAASAVATAPPLAGLVLTYGFFHARLPRDRAVRRLVRGHRRLTHAPLLLDLSNRAYAGGRPTAVYPASDDLGGFPRTLLIDAEQDVMRASGERFADELEAAGIEVERHVLPDSRHAFLNRPGTRDFDDTIERIVDWADRTPIH from the coding sequence ATGCGGGGGAAGCACCAGGACACGATCGACGTCGCCGATGAACGGATCGACGGACCACACGGGCCCGTCCCCATCAGGCGCTACCGACCGCTGGACCGGAGCGGCGGCACGGGAACCCCGACCCTGGTCTGGGTGCACGGCGGCGGCTTCTTCCGCGGCGACCTCGACCTGCCGGAGTCCGACGCCGTCGCACGCGCACTCGCCGAGCGCGGCCTGCCGGTCGTGACCGTCGACTACCGCCTCGGACCGCTGCCCGGACTGCCCTGGCTCGCCCGGCGTGGACCCCGTGGGCGACGGCGGGCACCCCACGCGCGGGACGAGATCGTCGCCGTCCTCCACCACCTGCACGACGAGGCGCCGTCCGGCCTGCTGCTCGGCGGGGCGAGCGCCGGTGCGTGCCTGGCGGCGTCCGCGGTCGCGACCGCCCCGCCGCTGGCCGGCCTCGTGCTGACCTACGGGTTCTTCCACGCCCGGCTCCCCCGTGACCGGGCGGTGCGGCGACTCGTCCGAGGGCACCGGCGTCTCACGCACGCGCCGCTGCTGCTCGACCTGAGCAACCGGGCGTACGCGGGCGGCCGCCCCACTGCGGTCTACCCGGCGTCCGACGACCTCGGCGGGTTCCCCCGCACCCTGTTGATCGACGCCGAGCAGGACGTGATGCGCGCCTCGGGCGAGCGCTTCGCGGACGAGCTCGAGGCCGCGGGCATCGAGGTCGAACGACACGTCCTGCCGGACAGCCGTCACGCGTTCCTCAACCGACCCGGCACGCGGGACTTCGACGACACGATCGAACGCATCGTGGACTGGGCCGACCGGACCCCCATCCACTGA
- a CDS encoding MFS transporter has product MSTPTSKEEPTRGIAGTASPAVTAAAGATATDAAASRAFSVEGITQSVSTVRVGRGYLWGLSFAQFGLFVALLTPVFVSMSIKATELNPTSPETVVGSVLPFGALGALFANPLFGALSDRTRTRWGRRRPWMVGGVVVFVGSLAWLAFSPDVLQLTLAWVLAQVSANAVLSTLTASFADNVPEFQRGKASSVIALAQNIAILAGLYLAVYLVGNLPVLFIAPGVLAIIAVLVYSFVARDDLPTTPVKPFSWINLISSFWTNPIKHRDFGLAWWGRFLITFGTFMFTTYRLLYMQDRIGLPQAEAVGAVAFGVLLYTIALLVSAAVSGWVSDRIQRRKVFVWGSTAMTAVGLVILAHVDSVGGFYFAEIVLGFAFGIYAAIDTALIVDVLPDPERPGKDLGVINIANALPQSLAPAVGLFLLGIGGGQNYTLMLWGAGVAVILGALVILPIKSVR; this is encoded by the coding sequence ATGTCGACACCGACGTCGAAGGAAGAACCCACGCGGGGCATCGCCGGGACCGCGTCCCCAGCGGTCACCGCAGCCGCCGGAGCCACCGCCACGGACGCCGCGGCGTCCCGAGCGTTCTCGGTCGAGGGCATCACGCAGTCCGTCAGCACCGTCCGGGTGGGCCGCGGCTACCTCTGGGGCCTCAGCTTCGCCCAGTTCGGCCTGTTCGTCGCCCTGCTCACGCCCGTCTTCGTGAGCATGTCGATCAAGGCGACGGAGCTGAACCCGACGAGCCCCGAGACCGTCGTCGGCTCGGTCCTGCCGTTCGGCGCGCTCGGCGCCCTGTTCGCCAACCCCCTGTTCGGCGCGCTCTCCGACCGCACCCGCACGAGGTGGGGCCGTCGCCGCCCCTGGATGGTCGGCGGTGTCGTCGTCTTCGTCGGTTCCCTCGCCTGGCTCGCGTTCTCGCCCGACGTGCTCCAGCTCACCCTGGCCTGGGTGCTGGCGCAGGTCTCCGCCAACGCGGTCCTGTCCACGCTCACGGCGAGCTTCGCTGACAACGTGCCGGAGTTCCAGCGCGGCAAGGCGTCGAGCGTCATCGCCCTGGCCCAGAACATCGCGATCCTGGCCGGGCTCTACCTGGCCGTGTACCTGGTCGGCAACCTGCCGGTCCTGTTCATCGCACCGGGCGTCCTGGCGATCATCGCGGTCCTCGTCTACTCGTTCGTCGCCCGTGACGACCTGCCGACGACGCCGGTCAAGCCCTTCAGCTGGATCAACCTGATCAGCTCGTTCTGGACGAACCCGATCAAGCACCGCGACTTCGGGCTCGCCTGGTGGGGCCGCTTCCTCATCACCTTCGGCACGTTCATGTTCACGACGTACCGACTCCTCTACATGCAGGACCGCATCGGACTCCCGCAGGCCGAAGCGGTCGGCGCCGTGGCGTTCGGTGTGCTCCTGTACACGATCGCCCTGCTCGTCAGTGCGGCCGTCTCCGGCTGGGTGTCCGACCGGATCCAGCGTCGCAAGGTCTTCGTCTGGGGTTCGACGGCCATGACCGCCGTCGGCCTGGTGATCCTGGCCCACGTCGACAGCGTCGGCGGGTTCTACTTCGCCGAGATCGTCCTCGGTTTCGCCTTCGGCATCTACGCCGCCATCGACACCGCCCTGATCGTCGACGTGCTGCCCGACCCGGAGCGCCCCGGCAAGGACCTCGGTGTCATCAACATCGCGAACGCCCTGCCGCAGTCGCTCGCCCCCGCCGTCGGTCTGTTCCTGCTCGGCATCGGAGGCGGCCAGAACTACACGCTCATGCTCTGGGGTGCCGGCGTCGCCGTCATCCTCGGTGCCCTCGTGATCCTGCCCATCAAGTCGGTCCGGTGA
- a CDS encoding LamB/YcsF family protein, translated as MTTIDLNSDLGEGFGAWAMGDDAAMLDVVSSANVACGFHAGDPTIMLTTARAAAERGVAVGAHVAYRDLIGFGRRPVHVTPDELYADVVHQLGAMAATAHVAGTAVTYVKPHGALYNTACADPVQAEAVVRAVADVDPSLAVLALPGSELLLAAERHGLRAVSESFADRAYEPDGSLVSRKQPGSVLHDPDEVAARVLRMVTDGVATAVDGSEIAVRADSVCVHGDSPDAVAMARAIRALLTEHGVTIAPFAP; from the coding sequence GTGACCACGATCGACCTGAACAGCGACCTGGGCGAGGGCTTCGGCGCCTGGGCCATGGGCGACGACGCCGCGATGCTCGACGTCGTCTCGAGCGCCAACGTCGCGTGCGGGTTCCACGCCGGCGACCCGACGATCATGCTCACCACCGCCCGCGCCGCCGCCGAGCGTGGTGTGGCGGTCGGGGCACACGTGGCCTACCGCGACCTGATCGGGTTCGGCCGCCGACCCGTGCACGTCACCCCCGACGAGCTGTACGCCGACGTCGTCCACCAGCTCGGCGCGATGGCCGCCACGGCGCACGTCGCCGGCACGGCCGTCACCTACGTCAAGCCCCACGGCGCCCTGTACAACACCGCCTGCGCGGACCCGGTGCAGGCCGAGGCCGTCGTCCGTGCCGTGGCCGACGTCGACCCGTCCCTCGCGGTGCTCGCGCTGCCCGGGTCGGAGCTGCTGCTGGCGGCCGAGCGGCACGGGCTCCGCGCGGTGAGCGAGTCCTTCGCCGACCGTGCTTACGAACCCGACGGCTCGCTGGTGTCAAGGAAGCAGCCGGGGTCGGTGCTGCACGACCCGGACGAGGTCGCAGCCCGGGTGCTCCGCATGGTCACCGACGGCGTCGCGACCGCCGTCGACGGGTCCGAGATCGCCGTGCGTGCCGACTCGGTCTGCGTCCACGGCGACTCCCCGGACGCGGTCGCGATGGCCCGTGCCATCCGAGCGCTGCTGACCGAGCACGGCGTGACGATCGCGCCCTTCGCACCGTGA
- a CDS encoding 5-oxoprolinase subunit B family protein, with translation MTGPEVRSAGGTALLATFDSLADVVAFRAGLAQAALPGLTEVVSGARTLLLRFDPTTTDAGRLRTELTQVSPVSATLEAHEADPLVIPVTYDGEDLDTVTELTGMGRDELVAWHTGQLWTSAFCGFAPGFSYLTGSDRPLDLPRRSTARTAVPSGAVAVAGEFSAVYPRTSPGGWQLIGRTDVPMWSLDRTPPALAPAGTLVRFVVAGAA, from the coding sequence GTGACTGGTCCGGAGGTCCGCTCCGCGGGCGGCACCGCACTCCTCGCCACGTTCGACTCCCTCGCCGACGTCGTCGCCTTCCGCGCCGGGCTCGCGCAGGCCGCCCTGCCGGGGCTGACCGAGGTCGTCTCCGGCGCCCGGACACTGCTGCTCCGGTTCGACCCGACCACGACGGACGCCGGGCGGCTCCGCACCGAGCTCACGCAGGTCAGCCCGGTCAGCGCCACGCTCGAAGCGCACGAGGCCGACCCGCTCGTCATCCCCGTCACCTACGACGGCGAGGACCTCGACACCGTCACCGAGCTGACCGGCATGGGGCGGGACGAGCTCGTGGCGTGGCACACCGGGCAGCTCTGGACGAGCGCGTTCTGCGGCTTCGCACCCGGCTTCAGCTACCTCACCGGCAGTGATCGGCCGCTCGACCTACCCCGCCGCAGCACCGCCCGCACGGCCGTCCCGAGCGGGGCCGTCGCGGTGGCCGGCGAGTTCAGCGCCGTCTACCCGAGGACCTCGCCCGGCGGCTGGCAGCTCATCGGCCGCACCGACGTCCCGATGTGGTCGCTCGACCGCACGCCCCCGGCGCTCGCCCCCGCCGGCACGCTCGTCCGCTTCGTCGTGGCGGGTGCGGCATGA